The genome window GACGTATCATTACATCTCGGGCACCACTAAGATTGACCTTGGACTGTTAGCGCAGACGAGGCATGGAAACCCGAAGAGAGCATACCTTAATAACCAAGTAGAACTCGATTTTGTAAAGGGTAGAAGTCGTGGTAAATGATGTGACTTCGTAAAGAGGAAATTGGGGCTTCCCCCGCCTGACGACGCCTTCTGGATCTCTCAGATCCTTGGATGGAAATGTCAGCCCGACGTTTGTGGCGTAACCCGCCTCTGGCATCTTTGTCTTAACCGGTTGCACCTGTTTCGAGATCCTGTTTATCTTTTTCGTAGGTTCATCACCTTCTGGGTTGAATGTGATTTCCTCCTCAACAGTCAAGGTAATCTTTTCAATTGTGACGCGTTTCGCTTTACTTAACCAATCGAGGTTTGGCGACAGTTTGATATATACTGTGATGGGATCACTGGGGCCGTAGCTCCACCGTGGTAGATTGATGCCGAGGTGTACGATATTATCGTTGGTGACCAATTTGGATTCGGGCTTATTATACATTCCGAAGGTAGAAAGTGTATCGTAGCGTTGTAAAGGTATTGGAAAAGTGTACTTGTACTGGTTGCTGTGGCCTTGCTGAACAGTAACGACGAGCTCGTAGTATGTTTCGGCGGTTCGGCTGGGTAGTTGGAGGGACGCTGGAGGTATACGACGATTCGACTCTTCGCCGCCCCGACCAAAAGGAATAAACAGAACGAACGGTAGATCCATAGCAATGATCCTCTCGGCCTCCTTTCCAGATGAGCAGCGAAAGAGGAGCTGCTCTTTTCCGACTAGATCCGTGGTCTCGCGGCGGGGAGCGCCTAGATGTCGTTTCGCAATGCTATCGGCATCGGGATGTATTGTTTCTCGGCGCTGAAGACATATTCGAACGAGGGAGACGGGTACGGGCATGGAAAAACCTTGCCCAGGGCGAATTTCGACTTTTCCTTCGATGCGCGGCTACAGAAACCACCAATGTCAGCATAACGAGGCCCGGCGCACTTGAACTGGTGAGGTAAGGATGAGGGCGTAAGCAAagacaagctgaagctgaaatTGGCGTACCAGAGTCGCAGAGATACCAGGATAGCCCACGAGAAAGCTACTGTTTGGAGGACCCGAGACCCTCACGCTCGCAGGGCCCGACATGATCGTGGCTTTGTTGATGCAGCGTCAGGCTTAAGGTTTGTGAGGCCCTGTGAGCCGAGTATCCTAGTGAGGGACGGTACCTAGAGCGGTGGTGTCGAGTGGGGGGAGATGACGGCGACGAAGCGGGATCGGGAGCGGAGGGGGCGGCTGGCTGAGCCCCGATGGCGACGAAAGCGTCGGGCTACGCCAGAGCCAGGGCGTGTGGAGAGTTGCGATGCCAGAATTGAGCGTAAATGCTGAGAAATTGGTGATGTAGTGGTGTTCATGAATCCAAGAGTTGCTAAGTGTCGATTGCAGGTTGGTGGAGGGGGAAGCTTATGGAGCCCTGGCGACGAGACCAGTAGCTGCGTGCGAAAGACGGCGGGTGCTCGTGTTGGGTCCTAGGCTCCCACTAAAGCAAGGATATCGTTTTACTCTCCAGCTACTGGAGGTGTTGTACTATTCCCAGAGTGCGGGTGTCTAGGAGGAATGCGTCAATGTTGCCAAGATCTAGGTGGGGGCAACAAGCAGCGCTCTGGTCAATAATTCGAAGCGCTGTGAGTTGAAGATTATCGGAAGACGCTATGTTGTTGAAAATGACGAGAGCATCACCAGCCAGGATGACGTCCGAAGAGGGGTTGTTCAAGCTTCGAATCGGACCAGAAGCCGGAAGAAGCAGGTCAATAAGCAGAAGTGCTTGCAGCTAaagaatggaagaagaatCTGATCCAAAGAGAAATGGATAGGTTAGGATACGGGTTGGATGGGAATGGCATGGGATGGAAGACACTGGAGGCTCAGCCTAAACGTGGAGTGCAGAGTGGAGTTTATGCAGGTAAAAGGAAGGAAATCggagctgaagctgaaagATGCAACcctctcagcagccttcCAAGAAACGAGAGAAACGTTAAAGAAAAATAGTGGCAGAAGTATTGCTTTTTCACTGAAACAATAAAACCCCAACCCGTCTGTGAAAGGCCCTAATGCTAAACGCTTGCCTTTCCTCTTCCCTTTTCGACGTGTAATCAATTTACCAGGTTCAGGGTCCTGTCAGCATTCAAAAGCGCCTTTGCCAAATCAGAACATTTGATGaaatccatccatctcacGCGGTAAGGCAGTCTTGAAGACTTAAGGCTGACTGCCTAGACAATATGTGGAGGCGATGACGAGAGCGAAATGAATGATATTCGTACATGAATAGGTACTTGGATACCTTATTCAATATTGATAGAGTTACTGTATAAGACATTGATATATGTAATGTCTTGGCTTAATAGAGTTATTCTTAATTAGCTCGTTGACCAACTCTTAAGGCTCTTAAGCTGCACGGTCGTTGCTGCAGCACCCGCTTAGTAGAAAGGGACAGTATGAAGATGCTGTCATTGGATTGGGCCACCGGACCCATGTGATTGTTAGTTCCATTCTTTTCATGGATGAATATTGCCTGCGTGTAACCGAGTCTTGTTATCGCTGTTGACGTCTTACAAGAGATTGTATCGAGATATATGCAACATTCTTCACCTAATACGACATGAGTTCCTCTAAATATTGATATTTACGGAATCAGTCAATGGACAAATGCTTCATTCCTGCCAAGCATTGACTTTCAATAAAGATCGTGGCGGCCGGGAATAAGCCAGTTTATCCCCGCTGCCGTAGATCAAGATCGGCAGGAAGGAGCCACTTGTGGCTGGAGACCCCATCTAGGTATATCTCGAGTTCCATCTTCGCTGCTACAACTTCGATCTATCATTGTTCACATGGACTCGAGAAACACTCCTGATTAACATCATAAATCTTATTCGTGAAAAAGTCCAGCGCAATGTGGCTATAGCTGAAAGCACGTATCAATTCTAGCCAATTCTGCGAAACGCAACCTCCTTGTCTTCGCAAAACAATAGTGCA of Fusarium oxysporum Fo47 chromosome I, complete sequence contains these proteins:
- a CDS encoding or S-antigen, C-terminal domain-containing protein, producing MPVPVSLVRICLQRRETIHPDADSIAKRHLGAPRRETTDLVGKEQLLFRCSSGKEAERIIAMDLPFVLFIPFGRGGEESNRRIPPASLQLPSRTAETYYELVVTVQQGHSNQYKYTFPIPLQRYDTLSTFGMYNKPESKLVTNDNIVHLGINLPRWSYGPSDPITVYIKLSPNLDWLSKAKRVTIEKITLTVEEEITFNPEGDEPTKKINRISKQVQPVKTKMPEAGYATNVGLTFPSKDLRDPEGVVRRGKPQFPLYEVTSFTTTSTLYKIEFYLVIKVNLSGARDVMIRQPIVICPLDQQACKEEMDAIEQAAKDASHVDPNNPMLPAPTVILANDRDSLRALGLCMVGGQKKPFIE